The Aedes albopictus strain Foshan chromosome 2, AalbF5, whole genome shotgun sequence region CAAAATTTAGGCAAGTAGtgtgtcacctcgcaacctgggaagacTGGTGAACCAGCTATGATTATTTTTGATAAGATTTCATAAGATTTTCATAAGATACTATGTGATTCAAAATTtaggcaagtaatgcgtcacctcgcaacctgggaagactggtgaaccagctatgattatttttgattaaacgcaagaatgtcttatgaactatttcaaaCTTTCATAAGATACTATGTGATTCAAAATTtaggcaagtaatgcgtcacctcgcaacctggaagacttggtgaaccagctatgaTTATTTCTGAATAAACGCAAGAATCtcttatgaactatttcaaagtttcatgAGATACTATGTGATTCAAAATTTAggtaagtaatgcgtcacctcgcaacctgggaggactggtgaaccagctatgattatttttgattaaacgcaagaatgtcttatgaactatttcaaaCTTTCATAAGATACTATGTGATTCAAAATTtaggcaagtaatgcgtcacctcgcaacctggaagacttggtgaaccagctatgaTTATTTCTGAATAAACGCAAGAATCtcttatgaactatttcaaaCTTTCATGAGAGACCATGTGATTCAAAATTTAGGTAAGTAATGCGTCATCTCGCAACCTGGGAAGACTTGATGAAACAGCTATGATTATTTTCGATGAAACgcaagaatgtcttatgaactatttcaaagtttcataagatactatgtgattcaaaatttaggtaagtaatgcgtcacctcgcaacctgggaagactggtgaaccagctatgattattttcgattaaacgcaagaatgtcttatgaactatttcaaagtttcataagatactatgtgattcaaaatttaggtaagtaatgcgtcacctcgcaacctgggaagacTGGTGAACCAGCTATGATTATTTTTGATAAGATTTCATAAGATTTTCATAAGATACTATGTGATTCAAAATTtaggcaagtaatgcgtcacctcgcaacctgggaagactggtgaaccagctatgattatttctaattaaacgcaagaatctcttatgaactatttcaaaCTTTCATGAGAGACCATGTGATTCAAAGTTTAGGTAAGTAATGCGTCATCTCGCAACCTGGGAAGACTTGATGAAGCAGCTATGATTATTttcgattaaacgcaagaatgtcttatgaactatttcaaagtttcataagatactatgtgattcaaaatttaggtaagtaatgcgtcacctcgcaacctgggaagacttggtgaaccagctatgaTTATTTCTGAATAAACGCAAGAATCtcttatgaactatttcaaaCTTTCATGAGAGACTATGTGATTCAAAATTtaggcaagtaatgcgtcacctcgcaacctgggaagacttggtgaaccagctatgattatttctgattaaacgcaagaatatttttttttttaccagtTCGTTTATTTAAAGGCTCGCCCGCCGAAAACAGCTTTACAGAGCCAAAATTCTAATATAATTATACATAGTATAACTAAAACTATTTCGCTTTTCTATTTTTAActgcaaaaactttttcttgcgaCAGAATGTCGATAACGCGATCCGCTCCATGACCCGTGTTTGAGGAACACTGCTCATTGCAAACTTTCTTTGTTTCATTCTCCTCATGTTTTTTCGATCGCCGTCGTTTGTGTGTTACCACATTATAGTCCGCCGAAGAGTTCGATTCATTGTCATCAATGTCGGTCCAGTCGTCGTCGTTCTGTTTTCCTTCCTCAGTCGTAGGTACGCGTGATGGTGCACTTGGTAGAGTAGGTGATGATTTGCGCTGCTGGTTTATTGGTGGGAAATCGGTGTGATCAAACAAACCATCGGCTGATGATAATGATGGTGATGCTGCTGATGGAATATTATCAACGGTGTATGAATCCGTGCGCTTCTCTGTCGGCTGGGATGGACCTCGTGATTTGGGTTGGTTTGGGTAAACGACCATTGTAGTTTCATTTTGTATCGTAATGACTGGAGGAATATCGCGGAATAAGTTCATACGGAGTACCCGTACTCCGTTAGACATGCCGGGGAAATAATGCTTCCATTTTTCTTCCCTTATGGAGATTACCTCCCCAAATTTCAGCATAGAGTCGATTATGGCTTTGTCACTAACCGACGGAGACAAGTCCAGTACTCGAACGGTTACAGCGTCGCCATCTTCGTGCACCGGAATGCGGAACGCTTTGCCGCTACAAACCATTGTTCTTTTCAGATTATGATCTGACTGGTAGCGACACACGACTTCGGTGGAAACCATTTCAATAAGCACACAGTTCCGTATGTGATGGAGCTGTATGCTCCTGACATCGGCATATTGAAGATTTATTtccttctccaaaaaatcttgaaCTTTCCCAATTTCAGGACGAATTGGGAGAACACTGAAGTCAACCACTAATGTGTTTTTTCGCACACCGTACATTTTAcacacgcagcgatcgaaaacaagaaactCGACAAGAGATCAAAAAAGCGCGACTGTCGTATACGATATGTGGCTGTGAACTGAACGCAAGAATATCTTATGAACTATTTTAAACTTTCATGAGAGACCATGTGATTCAAAATTtaggcaagtaatgcgtcacctcgtaacctgggaagacttggtgaaccatcTATGATTATatttgattaaacgcaagaatgtcttatgaactatttcaaagtttcataagataccatgtgattcaaaatttatgTAAGTAATGCGTCATCTCACAACCTGGGAAGACTTGGTAAACCAGCTATGATTATTTTTGATTAAACGCATGAATGtcttatgaactatttcaaaCTTTCATAAGATACTATGTGATTAAAAATTTGAGTAAGTAATGCGTCATCTCGCAACCTGGGAAGACTTGATGAACCAGCTATGATTATTTTCGGTTAAACgcaagaatgtcttatgaactatttcaaagtttcataAGATACTATGTGATTCAAATTTTAGGCAAGTAATGCGTCATCTCGCAACCTGGGAAGACTTGATGAACCAGCTATGATTATTttcgattaaacgcaagaatgtcttatgaactttttcaaagtttcataagatactatgtgattcaaaatttaggcaagtaatgcgtcatctcgcaacctgggaagacttgatgaaccagctatgattattttcgattaaacgcaagaataTCTTATGaactttttcaaactttcataagATACTATGTGATTCAAAATTtaggcaagtaatgcgtcacctcgcaacctggaagacttggtgaaccaactATGATAATTtatgattaaacgcaagaatttcatatgaactatttcaaagttttataagagacCATGTGATTCAAAACTtaggcaagtaatgcgtcacctcgcaacctgggaagacttggtgaaccagctatgaTTATTTTTGATTAACCGCGAGTATGTCTTATGAATTATTTCAAAGTTTCATAAGATACAATGTGCTTCAAAATTTAGggatgtaatgcgtcacctcgcaacctgggaagacttggtgaaccagctatgattatttctgattaaacgcaagaatctctTATGAACTTTTTCAAAGTTTCATAAGATACTATGTGATTCAAAATTtaggcaagtaatgcgtcacctcgcaacccggaagacttggtgaaccagctatgattatttctgattaaacgcaagaatctctTATGAACTTTTTCAAAGTTTAATAAGATACTATGTGATTCAAAATTTAGGCAAGTAATGCGTCATCTCGCAACCTGGGAAGACTTGATGAACCAGCTATGATTATTttcgattaaacgcaagaataTCTTATGaactttttcaaactttcataagATACTATGTGATTCAAAATTtaggcaagtaatgcgtcacctcgcaacctggaagacttggtgaaccaactATGATAATTtatgattaaacgcaagaatttcatatgaactatttcaaagtttcataAGAGACCATGTGGTTCAAAATTTAGGCATGTAatgcacaccaaacgctttcagcaatattttgctgaattttgccgagctgaagggttcagcaaatttttttgctgaactttcggcaaagtttgctgaatttcagcaaaacgttactggcgaTTAGCagggtttactgaacaaatcagcaaaattttgctgaatttcagcaaaatgttgactgaaaccttcagctcggcaaaattcagcaaaattttgctgaaaccctcaaacGATTTCTGGTGTGTGCGTTACCTCACAACCTGGGAGGATTAGGCGAACCATTCAAACTGACTTTTGGTTGAGTTATAAACTATTTCCATaaaaggtacaagtaatgcgtTAACTAGTCGTACTCAATTTTGATTGAAAGTGATAAACTATTTGAAAGTCTTAACACAAACTGAACACATTGATAAGAGGTACAAATAACGTACAAACGCAACGTGAGAGAACTTTGGTAAAGATTGTGAACCTACCCTTGGATTTTCGGATTTTTATAGAGCCCATAAACACCCCCCCTAAGGTACTCTTTATTGTTTGTAAATATAGttgtttataagattttttttcggactTGTCCAGTGCTGATTATGATGAAGATGTTTCTAATGATGTAATACGTCTTGTAGGCAGTTTACTAACCGGAGTGATAAATGTTGAACAGCCATAATTGTCAGAAGAAACTGAAAAAAGCGTATGATTATTGAAATGACAGCGCATTGCTGACTATAAACCGGTTTTACACTAAAAATGGTTCGCTTTTTTGCGATTTTTATTGGCATACCCTCAGATATTTATTTGANNNNNNNNNNNNNNNNNNNNNNNNNNNNNNNNNNNNNNNNNNNNNNNNNNNNNNNNNNNNNNNNNNNNNNNNNNNNNNNNNNNNNNNNNNNNNNNNNNNNNNNNNNNNNNNNNNNNNNNNNNNNNNNNNNNNNNNNNNNNNNNNNNNNNNNNNNNNNNNNNNNNNNNNNNNNNNNNNNNNNNNNNNNNNNNNNNNNNNNNNNNNNNNNNNNNNNNNNNNNNNNNNNNNNNNNNNNNNNNNNNNNNNNNNNNNNNNNNNNNNNNNNNNNNNNNNNNNNNNNNNNNNNNNNNNNNNNNNNNNNNNNNNNNNNNNNNNNNNNNNNNNNNNNNNNNNNNNNNNNNNNNNNNNNNNNNNNNNNNNNNNNNNNNNNNNNNNNNNNNNNNNNNNNNNNNNNNNNNNNNNNNNNNNNNNNNNNNNNNNNNNNNNNNNNNNNNNNNNNNNNNNNNNNNNNNNNNNNNNNNNNNNNNNNNNNNNNNNNNNNNNNNNNNNNNNNNNNNNNNGATGCAAATCCTTACCACTCTTTACACAACCTTCccattgaaatttgttctagcctggatgtctgttctctgtggtatttcTAGTCAAAGGCAGTCGTATTTTCTTTCTTTCGATCGAGTGTTTGGGGCATCGTAATATTGCTTATAAGAAATCGTGAAATATCGCCAGAAGtatgtatatcgcctccactttggtacgtatatagcagttttgtgcagtttatacgattaaataagttcttatatagtagtgtataacacaaattatacagaccaaaatgttagcTGGGAAGGTCCATCGTAAGTTTATCCGTAATACATTGTACAATATACTGCTCTACAGATTCCAGATACTTGATAATACTTTTTTTCCCGACATGAGGTAGCTTCAGGACCTTCACCATTGATTCAAAGGTGTTCCGGGCGTAAGGAGTGTCGAAAAAGCGAAATTGAAAAcctaaaaccgaaaaaaaaacgaaataaaataAAACTCAATCGCCAACGGAGACTGtaaagtaccagggcgccctccacagtattatgCCCTTACTAaccgctaaccggagcaatggttaGAAATAGTCGATCCAAGTCGTGGGATGGAAACGGTCAAGCCTTACAAAGCATGTTCTTTGTATTTTGGCCTCCAGTGTTCTGCAATCAATACTGATTTGGAATctagcctagtttgggtagtagaTACGGAAACAATAGCCCATTTCGATGGGTCTTGCCACAATAGACGAATAAATGGTGACAGTGGGTTTGTACTTCGTCAGAAGAAGAAGCAGGATAGCGCAGATCAATCTTCAGTATAAAAGAACATAAACGATATAtccttgcagacttatgcaatgGTACAGCTCAAGTGGCTTTGGTTCATGAAGAAGTCCAGGATCAGCCAAACTACTCTGAAGATTATAACTGTAGCTTTTCCGCAACATTGAGGTGATGAGTGGATAACTGGAACTGAGGATGATTAcaggtggtagtcgaaatacgcgtatctgtcaatagataagcaaaagagggcggaattaaaaagcacaaaactgattacacttattcgaaaagggtattctgcttagatgtttcgaaaagtcggtacaagatttagGAGTGTTTATCATGTTCACTGAACCTTTTTGTAATTTTCGTTTTAAACTATAACATCAAGTAATTAACCATAAACTATGATCTTTGGAAACTTTCCTTAGTTATGTATTACTCGACAGTTTTGATGACTCAGTAGACTGAAGCAATAAGATTTtcatcttcttggtgtaacgtctcaACTTCCAATGTTATCAACCGAGaagttgttcattttttttttttcaatgtactTAGTCATCCAAGCTGTCGAGTAAAGCGTAAGGACATTGTTCTACAACCTACCATGAATAATACCTAGAAATCCAGTTTGTTAACATCATACTTCTTTCTTTTTCCAGAAGCAAACATCACAACAACCGACAAGATGTCTCTCAGTACCAGTGCAAACCTGGTGAAATACCTCCTGTTTCTGTTTAACTTTCTTTTCGTGGTAAGATAACGATGAGAACGCCGTGTATTTTCAGCAAGCCATTAGCAATTGTCGAGCGTCGTTCGAACCTTATCATTTGTTTCATTGCAGATAACCGGTATCACGATTATGGCCATTGGCCTCACCGTGCAGGGTGCCTATCACAATTTCAGAGAAATCTTGGATCCACAGTTCTTCAGCGTGCCTACATTCTTGGTAGTAATTGGCAGCTTTATCTTCATTATTGCATTCTTCGGATGCTGCGGTGCCTACAAGGAGAACTATTGCATGACGTTGACTGTGAGTTTAAAAGAATTttacaagaaaaactttttgaCAATACTTACCTATACAAGTATCTTAAAAATCTCGTAAGATCGTTCTACCTCATGGATGTATTGCGCatgatttctctatgaattgcaTTTAATGATAATAGTAGGGACACTCCACACTATAGAGTTACTGATTGAAATGGAACGTTTTATAAAACTTTTGCTGCAATTTACCATTTTCTGGGGTTTGTCAGATAAAAACTGACGAACTTCACGTAGTTATACTCATAGTATATGACTAAGATCCTATTATACGCCTAACTTACACATAAATTGGTATTCAATTATTAAAATATGATTCTTCCAACAGTTCTCGATCCTATTGGTGTTCATCTTCATCCTGGAACTGGCCGCCGGAATCAGTGGATACGTGTTGAGAAACGATACCTACAACATGGTTTCCAGTACGTTGCAGAGCTCTATGGCTAAATACGGAGGCACTACGAACAATGAAATCACCTACATTTGGGACGAGATCCAAGTTGATGTAAGTGTCCAAAAGCAATCGGAAATATGTTACTTTATGATACACATGATTCTTCCAGTTCGACTGCTGCGGAGTCTATAATTCCTCCGATTGGGGCAAAACTAACGACAAGCTCTTCAACGCAACCTTCCTGCCGATGAGTTGCTGTCGAACAACCACAGGTAAATAAAATGCATGCATGAGATTCTGGGAATTTGGATTTTAAAAATTAATCCTTATCATAACAGGTGCCATCGGAGCGGTTCACTGCATGGATCCCGACCATCCGGAAACTCTGCGCAAGACAGGCTGCGTCACCTCGTTTGGAAACTTCATCAAGGCGCACGCAGTTAGCTTGGGAGCGGCCGGAATTGCCATTGCAGTGATACAGGTACGAAAACAAAATGTTTCATTTGATTCCACCATACTCAAGACAAACATTCTCTTCCAGTTCTTTGGAGTGCTATTTGCGTGCTATCTATCGAAGCAAATCAAACTGCAGCAAGGCCACACCGGATTCTAAAAGTAGTACAACACATACCCACTAGAAGGAAGGAAGACTGTGCAACTGGGCGATAGTAGCAATCACGCCTGTTACTACGGTGTGAATGAATTCCATATTCAATGTGATCTTACTGCAAACCGAATAGAATATATTTATGAATACAGTTAATTTGCCATTTGCCTGCAGAAAATTAACCGGTTTTAATTATTGACCCGAAACTATGATAGGCATACACTTTATTAGATCCGATTAGCTTATAAAATTCTGATTCTCCTGAAGTTTTCTACACGTCTACATATTTTAGAATCTAATATACTACCCATATCTGTATATTTaagcctttttttttttattaccgtacgggtttggccCGGAGGGTTTCAGAttatcatgaaactttttccactggCAGGGcctatggatatatgaacaaaaaaaattgagaaaaaatcagggtcgcctatttttccggaaaactcaggtggaaattttttgttctcccctgacactactttgaaaaatcataactcaagaacgaagcatcatatttttagaaaataaaaaattaaagcaaatattttcagaaataaaaaataatatgaactggaaaaagtttttcacaaaatttttttacagttgagaaaatttgcaaagaaaagccggaaaagcaATGTGCCCGAACccgtgaaaaaatttcaaaaaaaatatttttgagaaggttgttttataagctttaatcgctgaaatttttggaatgcacttttttttcgtttttcagttatggccaattttgttgaaaaatgtccaaatgtgtcatataagccgtttctttgaaaaatcataactcaagaaagaagcatcgtagaaacatttttttttaatgaaaatgaaagcaaattttctcaggaatccaaaaaaaaatatgaagtggaaaaaaatttccacaagattttccacagttgagaaaattcataaagaaaagccgaaaaaactatgcccgaacttgcggaaaatttccagaaaaatatttttgacaaGGTTATATGCTTTGATCACTGAAGTTTCTGGAatgcacctgagttttccgggaaaatatgtGACCCTgaacttttctcattttttttgttcatatatccatgagccctgcctaaggaaaaagtttcatgagaatctgagacctttcggcccaatttatacgataataaaaaaatccctatTTGTAACATTCGATTTCTTGGTGCGGCTGAGACAAATTTatataattttcaagtttgagtgaacattcattgattgatttgtctttaattAAGAGACTTTCTTTGAGTGAACATATGTTTCTGTATCCTAGATAGTTAGTAAGAGGCTTTCAATTATAGAGAAAAGGTGTATTAGTGAGTGTATTAGTGAAATACTGTGTAAAGTTTAAGTAAGGTGATGATTtagaagaagccattttgtgatgacacaagggCCTTAAGGGCGATCCTAGAGGGCTTAGGAGCGTTGGATAGcatttaaggggcgtttcaaaagattttcagtagcgtttcaggagatttatgGTACCTTTAAATAGTGTTCGAAGGGGTTTCTAGAGCATTTCAAATAGATCAGGATTACTTCAAGAAGGGcgattcaatgggattacggaggtttcaggggcgtttcgaggcatttcaggacatgtttattaggcctgtccagcttttcaagaatgttctctgattctcaagtccacccccatattttgattggcatcctaaaagaagtaactggtcaaaattttagccaaatccattggaattaagaggtgcatcaaatcaattttgtgtttttcgactatttttgaactttaaaaaatcataactacactaaaacatgtcaaaacttaattctttctaCAGAaactgaaagctatacttgtttgctacaacttctccgaacaacatgtgccaataaaattgaaggaaacatgtgtaattatcacatttataatcataaaaaccttaaaaagttgattttttgatagattttgttctggaacaccctaataaacgtaataagttggattttttaaaacggcatcatattctccaatgttttttggttatttgcttctttgacactaatgctgtaggagttgagcaaaaaatattaaaattcgggaaagccaaatgtggcctaaaaactagctttttggaggcaatcacgctgtggcgcgaaattgtactgaacgtagtagctttgcttccttgtagtttgccttcccgagcagggaatgagaacaaacttATAACAAATTGTTAACTCATTTTGTtactgataacaaaatgaaatcaaaacaagttttcgttccgaattgttttttttttaaccttcttcgtgcattagcttgggctcacctcgctgacgtagtgcacgtttaggggtcataatgaccctaatgcacgacgaaggttaatatcaaattgagatattattttgttatcatttcaaaaactcaatgttaacaagatttgatttcaaaaatcaaaaataggtttaatatgctttattaacattaattatattcacaaagtatttgttaaatctacctgagtattgtactttcatattgacacaaaatttgcaattgctgattctgggtaatggtcatgctattgatttaaattggttTAATAAGTCTTTTTAGGGTACCTGGTTATTTTTGGCAatgttgttctcttcgttatgcggGGTTTTTCATcggcctgaaacttggtcgtatagctcagcttggttgggaaatatATGAGGCCAAcgttgaattcaacaggtttcaaaaagccttccataacgaagagaacaaaactgcccagAATACAAAAAGTTTCCCTATATTagttatttcaatctaaacatattgccaaatattttgaaaattgaactacagggtgattatttcttcagttttatttttttaaactgcACTATTCGCACTTTCGTAAGAGAATAATGAGAGTTCCacagtatagactgtttcagaaattataaatacactttgtatattaaataaaatgaattgttctgataatttcaaccaacttctttcagaacaCAGCATATTGTGATCCACATTTTTGTATTGAaagggaatatttttttttttttttcatagtgattacggcggtagcacactgtgcttatgttctaacaccgcaccctttccctacgtttgcttctatgagcctctatttttgtttcaacacacagaagtacgtaggcatatcgtggcccaagtcgacactgttttggcctgcgttgaacaaaaataggtataataaaagtttcccttttttttctttttgtcaattgcttttttgtaatatggtccatgtatttagttaggttcttgtcaatttgtcagttattcgaagtagattcccaaggtaatagtcaattaagtcattctgcagtggcgtcgcgtaacctcactttttacctgtgcaccaagtataaattcttgaattttttgaacaaatttgcttgtaataattgtAAAATGACGAGAATAACTGCTTTCACTCATTTGTATTTCGATTTCCatcataaatcccctgcaattgcaagttttagggtcggtgcacaggtaaaaagtgaggttacgcgacgccactgtcattctgatctgttctatcataccaGTTTTAGTCATTGCTTTATTGAAgtatagttttattggaaatatgctgaatgtcgttattaaaaagagacgtatgGAACTGTGTCCTGGTAGTTGttgcgtcatgcacatacgtcatgtcttaataatgcctaggagattaacaaaaacacgtgtgttcggtcagtagaaagtcaaggaaaataggtttctttattgtcagttgttatgtaagcctcgcttgaagcacttcccgtgagaaccctgtcatctgtacaccaactaatccgtatcttcgtactcaGCTAAATACCGTACTGTCAACCGTCGAAAAGCCTACtggtaaatatttaaaaaaatgaataataatgctgtctagcgcattgttttctattggccactattttagtctagtcccaactgcaagctattttccaatcttagcatcaattgtcttctagatacttctagaccgattcatcgaatcagtcgaacccgtatgttaaccctttccttcccacgactttgaacgactatttttatgtcaaaaaagcatttccgaaaaaagtgctagAACAAAAATTATCGCAAATTGACTAAatatttcgaaatcaatgaaaaatattttagttgtaaatcaataggtttttgattgtttatcaatagttccactattgaaacaagtagttagtagttgggcTAACCTTATGAGGCTACAATCATATTTTTAAACTAATTGGATCATGtctatctaattccgtttgtcctgagttcgtcgaaaatcgatggtgctctagagcaaccatgggaagtagagggttaagatatagtcgattctttgtcaaattgttttcttgatttctacttctctgtgttcatctcttgtgtccttaaattgtcatcggtgaagaacccacagaaacatgtaactgaactcctgatatttttctgttggtgtcataacactATCTAAGAGAAGAacaaaaatacgcaaagttggtcagttgattgtaataaaacaaaaattgcttgtcaactattatgtattcatccccctacaaatactatgaaaaatattcaaattcgttctatcctatcggtcctacctcgataaaccatgtcattttctcatgcgtggcctagaaatgtcaacctagtcatacaaaagtaacgttgttcagttaataaaaagcagtcagcttttgtccaaaatgtcacgtcgaacgcattgatgtcaacaatgcgtttaaatgttcgcacgttagcttcgaatctatcagcacaattaagtgctgcaaatctccttcccactatcaattcgtcggttgattttaattgcattatttaaaggaaatatgaccaactaacatggcaaaaaatcgaaaaagcgactatgccattaatgaattactaatcaaaatcaaccgagaaacgtgggaaatagagcccaaacaacatttttgaagtcagctggctgttaaaggttccaaaacctgtcacaaatcctataatacttttattaggatttgtaacgatcatcaaaaccttctcaaatccaaccgacttggaactgttgcttgggaatagactctactgagccctggcggttcctccgtgtttatcgagcatgtctgatgcatatgatcagccatactccatctgcagcagccggttcgtgatgaaccgttggaggcgcattaaagtgttaaaaaggtgatatgtttcactaaagaacactacattacaataatcaaaatgaaactccttcactttaataccgtcaacccctgcgaacttggccagggttgTATTGAAAGGGAATATTGTCATAAAATTGTCATGATTTTAGAAGAACATTCGAATTCTCTAACAATTAACTTAATTCTCCATATtcccatttgcacaaaggtgttttttaaggaT contains the following coding sequences:
- the LOC109420697 gene encoding CD63 antigen; translation: MSLSTSANLVKYLLFLFNFLFVITGITIMAIGLTVQGAYHNFREILDPQFFSVPTFLVVIGSFIFIIAFFGCCGAYKENYCMTLTFSILLVFIFILELAAGISGYVLRNDTYNMVSSTLQSSMAKYGGTTNNEITYIWDEIQVDFDCCGVYNSSDWGKTNDKLFNATFLPMSCCRTTTGAIGAVHCMDPDHPETLRKTGCVTSFGNFIKAHAVSLGAAGIAIAVIQFFGVLFACYLSKQIKLQQGHTGF